The Eisenibacter elegans DSM 3317 sequence TTATATCCTATTGGCGACCAACAGTTTTGGGGACAACAAGCATACCGTAAAGGATTTGCCCCAAAACCCATACCCATTAGCAAGATGACAGAGAGGCTGTTTTTGAAAAGCATTGAAACGCTATTGACCAACCAACTGCTTTATGACAATGCACAGCAGCTACAAAAACGAATCAACCAAGAAAATGGTGTTGAGAACGCAATTGCAGTCATTGAGAAAGTATAGGTGTTTGTGTCGTGTTGACACAAACACCTCCTCAACCTCATACAGTCATTCTTAGTTTTTTACAATCCTCAAGCGCTTATTGGTTCTGCCAGTGAGTGCATTGACAATGTAAGTTCCGGCGGGCAATTGCGTCAAATCTAGGGTGAAGACCTCTGCAAACGTCGCTGCAGCTTGTGTATATACCAACATTCCTTTGGCATCATATACCTGCACGCTCAAATCATCAAGTGTACCCAGCGTATTTTTGATATAAAAAATACCATTGGCGGGGTTAGGGTAGACAATGAGCTGTATGAGGTCTTCATTGCCCAAGCCACTTCCTAGGACTTGTACCTGAATCGGCACAGACACCAGTTCATCAACTGTATAGCATCCCGTGGCAACATCGGGTATCAAGCGTACACTGACGGCATCGCCATTGCGTAAGCCTCGTGTAGCCCATTCCACTCCATTAGCTTCTGGAATACGCACCCCATTCACCAACCACTCAAACACAGGGTTGGCACCTGCTTCGGTAGCCGTGGCCTCAAAGCGTACTTCTTCCCCTTGGTTGATAGTCCAGTTTTGATGATCGATAGAGCTACGCACACTCAATGTAGGAGTTGCTAGCTCTGAAGACTTGACTACATAGCTACGCTCTACGGGGCCGCTAAAGCAAGCTCCGTTGGGGGTAACTTGTACCCGCACTACATCTCCTTGTTCAACCAAGGCTGTAAACTGTGCTCCGGTAGCGCCTGCGACTGCTTGCCCATTAATAAACCATTGGAAGAAGGGAGCGCTGCCCGCATTAGTTACTACTGCGTCAAAGCTAGCCGGCACACCCACACAAACTATAGACTGCTGTGGGCGTAATTGTAGGGTAGGGACAGTTTGTGGGCGTATATTGGCTGTGAGGACATTACTCATCACAACACCGCCACAAGCGCCTCCCTGTAATAATACCCTTGCTTGTACACTGGCTCCATTGGCCAATGAGGCGGTAGTAAAGGTGCTGCTAGTTTCGCCCGATACTGGGATACCATTGATTAACCATTGATATTGCACTGAGTTGCCCGCAGTGCTTCCGTTCAATGTGAGACTGT is a genomic window containing:
- a CDS encoding T9SS type A sorting domain-containing protein codes for the protein MSFTATPVNGGVSPTYQWRVNGSDVSGATSSTFNSSSLSNGDVVSVLLTSSLTCVSSATASSNIIAMTVNQQTPSVTLSRNITGAICSGTSVTFTANPNAGANPIIVWRVNGTIVANNVLTYTTTNLSSGDLVSVSVSATEACFSGTGTATDIIISLAGNLPTASIQSNIGEQQVCQGQQITYSLTLNGSTAGNSVQYQWLINGIPVSGETSSTFTTASLANGASVQARVLLQGGACGGVVMSNVLTANIRPQTVPTLQLRPQQSIVCVGVPASFDAVVTNAGSAPFFQWFINGQAVAGATGAQFTALVEQGDVVRVQVTPNGACFSGPVERSYVVKSSELATPTLSVRSSIDHQNWTINQGEEVRFEATATEAGANPVFEWLVNGVRIPEANGVEWATRGLRNGDAVSVRLIPDVATGCYTVDELVSVPIQVQVLGSGLGNEDLIQLIVYPNPANGIFYIKNTLGTLDDLSVQVYDAKGMLVYTQAAATFAEVFTLDLTQLPAGTYIVNALTGRTNKRLRIVKN